The following proteins come from a genomic window of Doryrhamphus excisus isolate RoL2022-K1 chromosome 12, RoL_Dexc_1.0, whole genome shotgun sequence:
- the lrrk1 gene encoding leucine-rich repeat serine/threonine-protein kinase 1 isoform X2, which translates to MSCTPQPNMAAPSQLRHEMGARASSLPGPGPSLGSAFGPSPTLESIHRAYEEGEEEAARDLIQRASCVQCSAGGPCVEGERLLCVAAQHGDVDSVRYLLEEVQVSVPPEPSKQNPAMVAAYFGHSSVVQVLLDSIPGVRSELLSWMLATSCQQAHLDVVRLLVNCYGADTKDCAVHSDDFAVISGLPLYAAAQAGSEEIADFLLQNGASFSSYTLMDHPAFSTRLLKRRVVESSQDGEQALSVCWSGLQLPWLEVDWFVGVSSLITDLDLSSNSLASLPSVLPWGLVRLRNLDLSNNLLTELPPAAASQEVICSRLHQVNLSQNQLSTLPSGLLHLTHIQRLSAAKNRLVSLFDIPDSTNWIGLRKLEELDVSDNRLTSLPVAVMHALKSLLFLNVCRNRLSSFPDPWSCPLKHCKASSNQIQSLPDNISIFWKSHLQDVDFSDNGLKELPSYIFELEALVSLRLCGNVISTLPAPSKWTCSQLRTLDLSRNQLGKGEEVPKSRRLSFLTTWSRRDPDPACPIEFPAFLRDSLEVLFLNDNQLECVPQSVCGLSGLSELYLSNNGGIRELPIELGHLTNLWQLDIENLNISNVPQEVRREGPAAVLAFLRAHLRKAEPCHLLKMLLIGPPRQGKSALLEALQMGKVSAFTPAECSISTSTWELDHPNGGKNNKPVVFNVWDVGGPASMSAVTQCFFTDSALYVLTWNLSLGEEAVASLQTWLLNIEARAPNSVVVVVGTHLDLIDSKFRTERLATLRAYILALCRSPSGARASGYPDISCKHLQSVNILAMGGCIAQGFLSVCVCVCVCVCVCVCVCARVCVCVCVCVCACVCVCVRVCVRRSEVSSRTLEGLDGLKKLIHQAALWMKDGSASACGRKLLGRLIPRSYLTLREAVIAEKGRRHAEGEVQFLTEEHLDRFIQQNPESDIRDYEDLQSALNFLMETGTLLHFPDTSHGLCTLYFLCPVWLSECLQRIIHLKSSRCVARNGVIRTEDLRMLLVGTGFTQHTEEQYFQFLAKFEIALPVANNSYLLPHLLPPKPAMDVHCFLPQSTNMLQRLFKMSFVPAGFWERFIARMLISLTEMDRQSFEPKRNTRTRCSRTSVIYSFGGSHQRNRCSTFRVRRSQTIYWREGLLVTFDGGYLSVESSDVNWKKKKSGGIKIICQSETRDFSAMAFITDHVNALIEQWFPALTTTESDGSLVMEQYAPCPWCASWVRQNQTELRDGQPGQDADRGGVYLFNMEDCALAAAEEDHIVCPRHPEQPVPLQELVPELFMTDFPARLFLEKNLLEYSEDEASIIGQGGSGTIVYRARYRDQPVAIKRFHFRKCRQQTVTTDTMMKHLHSADACRCFSEFRQEAAMLHSLQHPCVVSLVGVSIHPLCFALQLAPLGSLNSVLEERCQGCRYAPLGHMITFKVAYQIAAGLAYLHRKNIIFCDLKSDNILVWSLEEEHPVNVKLSDYGISRQSFHEGALGVEGTPGYQAPEVQPGVVYDEKVDMFSYGMVLYELLSGRRPTLGHRQLHISKKLSKGVRPHLGEPEEVQFHFLHGLMMECWDTKPEKRPMASQCVRRMMEPSFACLRYVLQSGSHSQLFLSSLKGHGVVFWDGDGHDRNYSVLNVEKGQVEVKRMSCPGSRVSCQMKLSNTLWVATEEQEVYIYILKDMCPLHQPQKRLSCPAVITCFFPVPAGEQNPEQVFAGMSDGLVAVYSVQEGLPAEGEAYLCSHTLNKTSFGLLDSDPRQRSVPVRCMVLVGGGSQLWFSNGAGLLVVDRVTLDPLRRLDPYAPPSSIVSMATGFSAWGEESVWTLDDVSNTLLLFHAASFSPCARYCCGDCNPLRDVFGVQRPSGNSAHTEAVKDEEEAEPTSTDATLIYKEEAGIQLIPHHDSLTGHSISSSCSVDTSDVSIAPASLQQDGGGDERRKAERSFPCLQAVKVVMVEDLLWVFRRSGDVMLIEVQPNSGEPRGRVIAVLNPPGGSSALGTLVEAGLVAKETVVCGFRNADAVWSVCAWRAWHSRPLDVFYRTSEELGRVESSVRRRR; encoded by the exons GCGTACTTCGGACACAGCAGTGTGGTGCAAGTTCTGCTGGATTCAATCCCAG GTGTTCGGAGCGAGCTTCTCAGCTGGATGCTGGCCACCTCGTGTCAGCAGGCCCACCTGGACGTGGTCCGCTTGCTGGTCAACTGCTACGGCGCCGACACCAAAGACTGCGCCGTCCACAGCGATGACTTTGCCGTCATCAGCGGCTTGCCGCTCTACGCCGCCGCACAAGCAG GCAGCGAGGAGATTGCGGACTTCCTGTTACAGAATGGAGCCAGCTTCTCCTCGTACACGCTGATGGACCATCCCGCCTTCAGCACACGCCTCCTCAAACGCAGAGTGGTGGAGAGCAGCCAAGATGGAGAACAG GCCCTCAGTGTGTGCTGGAGCGGACTACAGTTGCCCTGGCTAGAAGTGGACTGGTTTGTGGGCGTGTCCTCCCTCATCACCGACTTGGACCTGTCCTCCAACAGCCTGGCATCGTTGCCCTCCGTGCTTCCTTGGGGTCTGGTCCGCCTCCGGAACCTGGACCTGTCCAACAACCTCCTCACGGAGCTGCCGCCGGCCGCCGCCTCTCAGGAGGTCATCTGTTCCAG GTTACATCAGGTCAATCTGTCCCAGAACCAGCTCAGCACTTTACCCAGCGGCCTGCTCCACCTGACCCACATCCAGAGACTGTCTGCAGCCAAGAACCGGCTGGTGTCCTTGTTTGATATTCCCGACT CGACCAACTGGATTGGACTCCGCAAGCTGGAGGAGCTAGACGTGTCCGACAACCGTCTGACCTCGCTGCCCGTCGCCGTCATGCACGCGCTCAAATCCCTGCTCTTCCTCAATGTGTGTCGCAACAGGCTGAGCAGCTTTCCAGACCCCTGGTCCTGCCCCCTG AAACACTGCAAGGCCTCCTCCAACCAGATTCAGAGTCTTCCAGACAACATCTCCATCTTCTGGAAAAGTCATCTGCAGGATGTGGACTTCTCTGACAACGGTCTCAAAGAGCTGCCCTCCTACATCTTTGAGCTGGAG GCGCTGGTCTCGTTGAGATTGTGCGGGAATGTCATCAGCACCCTTCCGGCACCTTCTAAGTGGACATGCTCCCAGCTCAGGACACTTGACCTTTCCAGGAACCAACTGGGCAA AGGCGAAGAGGTGCCCAAATCCAGAAGACTTTCCTTCCTGACCACATGGAGCAGAAGAGATCCAGATCCAG CGTGTCCTATCGAGTTCCCGGCTTTTCTTCGGGATTCTCTGGAGGTTCTGTTCCTGAACGACAACCAGCTGGAGTGCGTCCCACAGTCTGTATGTGGTCTGAGTGGCCTCAGCGAGCTCTACCTGTCCAA TAATGGCGGCATCCGTGAGCTTCCAATAGAGCTGGGTCACCTGACTAACCTGTGGCAGCTGGACATCGAGAACCTCAACATCAGCAACGTGCCGCAGGAAGTGAGGCGAGAAG GTCCTGCCGCAGTTCTTGCGTTCCTGCGGGCGCACCTTCGTAAGGCGGAGCCTTGTCACCTCCTGAAGATGCTCCTGATTGGTCCGCCCAGACAGGGCAAGTCTGCCCTCCTGGAGGCGCTGCAGATGGGAAAAGTGTCTGCCTTCACGCCGGCCGAGTGCAGCATCTCCACCTCCACGTGGGAGCTGGACCATCCCAACGGAGGCAAAAACAAC AAGCCTGTGGTGTTCAACGTGTGGGACGTGGGTGGTCCAGCCAGCATGTCAGCTGTCACTCAGTGTTTCTTCACCGACAGCGCCCTCTACGTGCTCACATGGAACCTCTCGCTGGGCGAGGAGGCCGTCGCTAGCCTGCAGACGTGGCTGCTCAACATCGAG GCGCGAGCACCCAACTCGGTTGTGGTGGTCGTGGGAACACATCTGGATCTCATCGACTCAAAGTTTCGCACAGAAAGGCTGGCGACACTCAGGGCTTACATCTTGGCACTTTGCCGTTCCCCGTCGGGCGCTCGGGCCAGTGGGTACCCTGACATCAGCTGTAAACATCTGCAGTCAGTAAACATCTTAGCAATGGGGGGGTGTATAGCGCAGGGAttcctcagtgtgtgtgtgtgtgtgtgtgtgtgtgtgtgtgtgtgtgtgtgtgtgtgtgcgcgtgtgtgtgtgtgtgtgtgcgtgtgtgtttgtgcgtgtgtgtgcgtgtgtgtgcgtgtgtgtgtgcgccgcAGCGAGGTGTCAAGTAGGACACTAGAAGGTTTGGATGGGCTGAAGAAGCTCATTCACCAGGCAGCGCTCTGGATGAAAGATGGCAGCGCCTCAGCGTGCGGCAGGAAGCTGTTGGGAAGGCTG ATCCCTCGTAGCTACCTGACCCTGCGGGAAGCCGTCATAGCGGAGAAAGGAAGACGCCACGCGGAGGGAGAAGTCCAGTTTCTCACTGAGGAGCATCTGGACCGCTTCATCCAACAAAACCCAGAAAGTGACATCAGAGACTATGAGGACCTGCAGTCTG CTCTCAACTTCCTCATGGAGACGGGAACGCTGCTCCACTTCCCTGACACGAGCCACGGCCTGTGCACGCTCTACTTCCTGTGTCCCGTCTGGCTGTCCGAGTGCCTGCAGAGGATCATCCACCTCAAGTCCTCGCGCTGTGTCGCCAGGAACGGCGTGATCCGAACCGAAGACCTCAGG ATGCTGCTGGTCGGGACTGGATTCACTCAGCACACCGAGGAGCAGTACTTTCAATTTTTGGCCAAGTTCGAGATCGCTCTGCCCGTGGCCAACAACAG CTACCTGCTGCCCCACCTCCTGCCCCCCAAGCCCGCCATGGACGTTCACTGCTTCCTGCCGCAGAGCACCAACATGCTCCAGCGCCTCTTCAAGATGAGCTTCGTCCCCGCCGGCTTCTGGGAGCGCTTCATCGCCAGGATGCTCATCAGCCTCACCGAGATGGACCGGCAG TCGTTTGAGCCCAAACGCAACACACGGACTCGCTGCAGCCGGACGTCCGTGATCTACAGCTTTGGAGGGAGCCATCAGAGGAACCGTTGCAGCACCTTCAGGGTCCGGCGCAGTCAGACCATTTACTGGAGGGAGGGGCTGCTTGTCACCTTTGATGGAGGCTACCTGAG CGTGGAGTCTTCAGATGTCaactggaagaagaagaagagcggcGGCATCAAGATCATCTGCCAGTCAGAGACCAGGGATTTCTCGGCTATGGCCTTCATCACGGACCACGTCAACGCTCTCATTGAGCAGTGGTTTCCGG CTCTGACGACCACCGAGAGCGACGGCAGCCTGGTCATGGAGCAATACGCCCCCTGCCCCTGGTGTGCTTCGTGGGTCCGACAGAACCAGACGGAGCTGCGGGATGGCCAGCCGGGCCAGGATGCAGACAGGGGCGGGGTTTACCTCTTCAACATGGAGGACTGTGCGCTGGCTGCCGCGGAGGAGGATCACATCGTCTGTCCTCGACACCCGGAGCAGCCCGTGCCCCTCCAGGAGCTGGTACCAGAACTCTTCATGACCGACTTCCCTGCACG GCTCTTTTTGGAGAAGAACCTCCTGGAATACTCTGAGGACGAGGCCAGCATCATCGGGCAGGGTGGCAGCGGTACCATCGTCTACCGGGCCCGGTACCGGGACCAGCCGGTGGCCATCAAGCGCTTTCACTTCCGGAAGTGCCGACAGCAGACGGTCACCACAG ACACCATGATGAAACACCTGCACTCAGCTGACGCATGTCGCTGCTTCTCCGAGTTCCGGCAAGAGGCCGCCATGCTGCACTCGCTGCAGCACCCGTGCGTGGTGTCGCTGGTGGGCGTGTCCATCCACCCGCTGTGCTTCGCCTTGCAGCTGGCGCCGCTTGGCAGCCTCAACTCTGTTCTGGAGGAGCGCTGCCAAG GCTGCAGGTACGCACCCTTAGGTCACATGATCACCTTCAAGGTGGCCTACCAGATAGCGGCTGGACTGGCTTACCTccacaggaagaacatcatcTTCTGTGACCTCAAGTCTGACAACATCCTGGTCTGGTCTCTTGAG GAAGAGCATCCTGTCAATGTCAAGCTGTCTGACTACGGAATCTCGCGACAGTCCTTCCATGAGGGGGCGCTGGGGGTGGAGGGCACGCCGGGCTACCAGGCCCCCGAGGTCCAACCTGGCGTCGTGTATGACGAGAAG GTGGACATGTTCTCATACGGCATGGTGCTGTATGAGCTGTTGTCGGGACGTCGGCCCACGCTGGGACATCGTCAGCTTCACATCTCCAAGAAGCTCTCCAAAGGAGTCAGACCGCATCTAGGAGAGCCGGAGGAGGTGCAGTTCCACTTCCTGCACGGCCTCATGATGGAATGTTGGGACACCAAGCCTGAGAAG CGTCCAATGGCGTCGCAGTGCGTCAGACGCATGATGGAACCGAGCTTCGCCTGCCTTCGCTACGTTTTGCAGAGCGGCAGCCACTCGCAGCTCTTCTTGTCCTCTCTGAAGGGACACGGTGTGGTCTTCTGGGACGGGGATGGCCATGATAG GAACTACAGCGTGCTGAACGTGGAGAAAGGTCAGGTGGAGGTGAAGAGGATGTCGTGTCCTGGCAGCAGAGTCAGCTGCCAGATGAAGTTGTCCAACACGCTGTGGGTGGCCACTGAG gaacaggaagtgtacATCTACATCCTCAAAGACATGTGTCCACTGCATCAGCCACAGAAACGTTTGTCCTGTCCCGCCGTCATTACCTGCTTCTTCCCTGTCCCAGCTGGAGAACAG AATCCGGAGCAGGTCTTCGCAGGGATGTCAGACGGCCTGGTGGCTGTCTACAGCGTGCAGGAGGGGCTTCCTGCAGAGGGGGAAGCCTACCTGTGCTCGCACACGCTCAATAAGACCTCCTTCGGTCTCCTGGACTCTGACCCCAGACAGAGATCCGTCCCGGTCCGGTGCATGGTTTTAGTTGGCGGGGGCTCCCAG CTGTGGTTTTCCAACGGGGCCGGTCTCCTGGTGGTCGACCGCGTGACCCTTGACCCTCTGCGGAGGCTGGACCCGTACGCGCCGCCGTCCTCCATCGTGTCCATGGCGACTGGCTTCAGCGCGTGGGGGGAAGAGTCGGTGTGGACGCTGGACGACGTCAGCAACACGCTGCTGCTCTTCCACGCCGCCTCCTTCTCGCCGTGCGCCCGCTACTG TTGCGGCGACTGCAATCCTCTTCGGGACGTCTTCGGTGTGCAGCGTCCGTCGGGCAACAGCGCTCATACGGAGGCAGTCaaagatgaggaggaggcggagcctaCAAGCACAGACGCGACGCTGATTTACAAAGAGGAGGCGGGGATTCAGCTCATCCCGCACCACGATTCGCTGACGGGCCACTCCATCTCGTCGTCCTGCTCCGTGGACACCTCTGACGTCAGCATCGCGCCCGCATCTTTGCAGCAGGATGGCGGCGGTGACGAGCGGCGGAAAGCTGAAAGGTCTTTTCCGTGTTTGCAAGCCGTCAAGGTCGTGATGGTGGAGGACCTCCTCTGGGTCTTCAG GCGCAGCGGAGATGTAATGCTAATTGAAGTGCAGCCGAATAGCGGCGAGCCGAGGGGGCGTGTCATCGCCGTCCTCAACCCTCCTGGAGGCTCCTCCGCTTTGGG CACGctggtggaggcggggcttgtGGCGAAGGAGACAGTAGTGTGCGGCTTCCGGAATGCTGACGCGGTGTGGAGCGTCTGTGCGTGGAGGGCGTGGCACTCCCGCCCGCTGGATGTCTTTTACCGCACCTCTGAGGAGCTGGGCCGTGTGGAGAGCAGCGTCAGGAGGAGGAGGTAG